The Radiobacillus deserti genomic interval TAGTAGAGTCAAAAGTGGATTATAACAAATCACAGAACTTAATCTTAACTTGTATCGTATTAGTTATCGGGATTAGTGGTGCTGCCGTCCATATTGGAGAAGTAGAATTAAAAGGGATGGGGCTTGCTACCATCGTAGCAATTGCCCTAAGTATCTTCTTCAAAGTGTTAGATATGCTAAAGCTTTCAAACGAAGATTAAACCTTAAAATGAGGCTGGGACAAAACTATAGGAAGCAATGAAAAAACGAACAATTATCATTAGTGCCTATACCCCGCTCCGGAAATATATTACGCTTTCTGCGGGCGGCTTGGTGAGCCTCCTCGTGCTGACGCACGGTGGGGTCTCACCGATGCCTTTTTTCCGCTGGAGTCTTCGTATATTTCCGGAGCTAGTATAGGCTGTTGTTCAGCTTTTCGGCTTATCCTTTTCGTTATGCCCCAGCCTCGTTATTACTTTGTATATTCTTGCTTCATATGGATTTAGTGTAAAAATGTCATCCGTAGTTTCATAGTTACTCATCATTAGTTTTAAGTGTTCTTGCTCCACACCCTCTGGCAAATCTACCTTAGCCTTCTCAGCAAATAAATTACATATCACTAAGAACTGCTTTTCATCGAGCGTTCTCGTGTAAGCATACACTTGGTCATGATCTTCCAAAACTAGATCATAGTTTCCATATACAAGGACATCATGTTGTTTTCTTAACGTAATTAAGTCTTTGTAATAATGGTAGATGGAGGTATCATCCTTCATTTCTCGTTCCACATTTATTTCTTTGAAATTTGGATTCACCTTCAACCAAGGGGTTCCTGTTGTAAAACCAGCATTTTCTTGTGCATTCCATTGCATCGGAGTACGGGAATTATCTCTTCCATTTTTCCAAATGATCTTCATAATCTCTTCGTGAGATTTGCCTTCTTCTCGCTCGTTTCGATATAAATTTTTAATGGCTACATCATTATAATCCTCAATAGAGTCAAATTGGACATTCGTCATTCCCAGCTCTTGACCTTGGTAAATAAATGGTGTTCCTTGCATGAGAAAATACAGTGTCGCCAAGCATTTAGCTGAATGTTCTCTTAGCTCTTTATCGTTTCCCCAAGTGGAAACAGATCGAGGCTGGTCATGGTTTTCTAAAAATAAAGCGTTCCATCCGTTTCCTTCAAGTCCCTTTTGCCATTTGGTTAACGTTTGTTTCAGAGCATGAATATCTAACCCACCTGATATACTTTTGCCCCATAGATCTAAATGCTCGAATTGGAAGATCATATTGAACTTGCCATTCTCCTCTCCAACCCACTCATCGGCTTGATCTACACTTACTCCATTTGCTTCACCGACTGTCATGATGTCATATTTATCAAAGGTTTCCTTTTTGAGCTCTTCTAAGTAGACCTGGATTCCATCTCGATTCATATGACCAGGCATAGAGTTTACATACTTTTTATTCTCTGGATTTGGTAAGTCAGGGAATCCGGGAAGCTTCTTAATATGAGAAATAGCATCAATTCGGAATCCATCAATCCCTTTATCTAACCACCAGTTCACCATTTCATATAAGTCACTACGAACATCCGGGTTTTCCCAATTTAAATCTGGTTGCTTACGAGAAAAGACATGCAAATAGTACTCTTTTGTTTGCTCATCATATTCCCAAGCAGAACCTCCAAAAATCGATTCCCAGTTATTCGGTTCTTTTCCATCTTTGCCCGGATGCCAAATATAGTAATCACGATACGGATTATCCTTGGAAGATCTTGATTCAATAAACCAAGGATGCTCATCTGAGGTATGATTAATAACTAAATCCATAATGAGCTTCATGCCTCTAGAGTGGACTTCTGATAAAAGTTCGTCAAAGTCCTTCATCGTTCCAAATTCGGACATTATTCCTTTGTAATCACTAATATCATAGCCATTATCATCATTTGGTGAGCTATAAATTGGAGAAACCCAAATAACATCGATTCCTAAATCCTTTAAATAATCTAATTTAGAAATCATTCCTTGAATGTCACCAATTCCATCCCCGTTAGAATCCATAAAGCTTCGCGGATAAACCTGGTAGGCAACTGCTTCCTTCCACCATATTTGATTCATGTTAATCCTCCTAGTTGCATCTAATTTATTTCTTTTCTCCAGTAACTATCAGTCTTATAAAACAGAGAAAATGATAAAAACGTAATAAGAGAACCTGTAAAAAAAGGAATTGAAAACGGTAATCCTCTTATACTTACATACAGAATGATTCCACTTCCTATTACTAGAGCTAAAAAAGCCAGTGGACGGCCACCCACGCTTTTTTAATAGATCTCGTAAGTCTTCAGTAGCCATACTATATTGGTTACAGAAAATCGCATTACACCATTCATGGAAGTCCTTCTTCGTTAGCTAGTCTACACAATGCAAACAACAAGGAAATCGCTTGCACTTAATTTTCAAAAAAATGCATCGGCCTAAACCGAAGCCTAAGCAGACTTCTCTTGCTTAGGCTTGTATGCAATGCAGGAATCCCTTTGTTCTATAATTGAGGGTAATGGAGGGTGCCCTAATTGGATGAGATGCTCTATCGCATCCTTCGATGCCTGAACGTTAGCCTTGTCTGCATACATAATTTCACTCGTATTGGAAACCGGTTTACCGATCACGACAAACGGTACGCCTGCCTTCCATAAAAATAAAACCATGACTAAATTCCTACAAAGGAAGCGTTTTTAGGTTTTAGTGAAACCGTTTGCACTATATTTTATGGTTTGATTCTAGCACAGCTTAAAATGAAGAGCAACCTATTATTAAAATAAATTTTACATTTCGATTATAAAAAGTACACTTCTTACTTTAAAACATTGATATGTCAATATTATATTTTAAGTCGAAGTTTTTAGATGCGTTTGCAATTTTTCTGTCTTATTGCGGATATTTTCGTAATAACACAATAAACCTATCGAATAGAGTCTATGTTTAATAAGGCAAACGCATGCGCTTTAGTGGTTAAACCATACAATCCTTTCTCTCACCCAACCCTTAAAAACCCCTTTAACTATTGCACGCAAAAAATAAAAAACCCAAACCCATCCAATACGATTCTAAATAACGTATAGGATACATTTAGGTTTTTCCTGACGAACAGTAACAATCCGCACTCTCTAAAACAATGCTTCTTTTGTATCACGTTTCTCTAAAAGAGCCCCTCAACATATTAGGAGAATACCAATTCTATTTGGTTACCAGATGGATCTTTCGTAAAAACAGCGTCCTCTACAAAGTGAAACGGTGCATTCAGTAGTTCCAGTCGTCGAACTACTTGTTCCATTTCTTCTACAGAAGGATAAGAAACTGTAAAATACTTCATTCTCACACTATTAGAAGATGGCTTTGGTGCATTACGTCCATTCCAAATATTCAATCCAACATGGTGGTGATATCCATTAGTCGATACGAATAGCACTTGTGTACCATACTGACTATTTACAACTTGAAAGCCGAGTCCGTCTGTATAGAATCGCCTTACCTCGTCTAGCTCCGCGACATGTAAATGGATATGCCCTAGCACCGTATTTGATGGCAACCCTCCCCAAACGTATTCCTCTGCTTCTGCTAATAAATCCGGACCATCGATTGCAGCCGTTGTCATTACGACTTCACCATTCCGCCAAGTCCATCGCTCCGAAGGGCGATCTGCATAAATTTCAACACCGTGTCCATCGGGATCTGATAAGTAGAGTGCTTCACTCACTAAGTGGTCAGACGCACCTTGTAATGGGTATCCTTTTTCTAGCAAACGTTTCAAGACTAGTGCCAGATCTTTTCTCGTTGGAACCAAAACAGCAAAATGGTATAACCCTGTCCTTCGGGCTTCTTTTTCCGTAACCGCTTCAGGCTGTTCCAATGTAATGATTGTTTGCTTTCCGTCTACAGTGAGGGAAGCAACTCCATTCTGTCGTTTCTTCACTTTAAACCCTAACGTATCCACATAAAATGTAATTGCTCTTTCTATATCTGAGACAATCAAGGATACATGCGTAACATGCTGTTTGTCTGATCCATGAAACATTCAGATAATCCCTCCTGTTCAACAAGTGAAGCTCGTTCACACGTATCAATCACTAATCATACGAAGCCATTTTCTAGCTTCCTTCGTTATTCCCTCAAATTCTTCTTTCGCAATAAGATCCTTTTTCAATAGTGCACTTCCCGCACCCACAGCTAGCGCCCCGGCGTCCAAATAGGACTTTGCAGTTTCCCGTGTGATACCACCAGTACACATAATGGATACATTTTGTAATGGCCCCTTCACGTCTTTGATAAACTCTGGCCCTAAAACAGATGCGGGAAACACTTTAACCATCGAAGCACCATTTTGCATCGCTTTCATCATTTCGCTCGGAGTAAAAACGCCAGGAATAACTAAAATCTTTTGTTCCGAAGCAAATCGAACCACTTCTTCAACTAAAATGGGAGATACAATGA includes:
- a CDS encoding glycoside hydrolase family 13 protein, giving the protein MNQIWWKEAVAYQVYPRSFMDSNGDGIGDIQGMISKLDYLKDLGIDVIWVSPIYSSPNDDNGYDISDYKGIMSEFGTMKDFDELLSEVHSRGMKLIMDLVINHTSDEHPWFIESRSSKDNPYRDYYIWHPGKDGKEPNNWESIFGGSAWEYDEQTKEYYLHVFSRKQPDLNWENPDVRSDLYEMVNWWLDKGIDGFRIDAISHIKKLPGFPDLPNPENKKYVNSMPGHMNRDGIQVYLEELKKETFDKYDIMTVGEANGVSVDQADEWVGEENGKFNMIFQFEHLDLWGKSISGGLDIHALKQTLTKWQKGLEGNGWNALFLENHDQPRSVSTWGNDKELREHSAKCLATLYFLMQGTPFIYQGQELGMTNVQFDSIEDYNDVAIKNLYRNEREEGKSHEEIMKIIWKNGRDNSRTPMQWNAQENAGFTTGTPWLKVNPNFKEINVEREMKDDTSIYHYYKDLITLRKQHDVLVYGNYDLVLEDHDQVYAYTRTLDEKQFLVICNLFAEKAKVDLPEGVEQEHLKLMMSNYETTDDIFTLNPYEARIYKVITRLGHNEKDKPKS
- a CDS encoding VOC family protein, whose product is MFHGSDKQHVTHVSLIVSDIERAITFYVDTLGFKVKKRQNGVASLTVDGKQTIITLEQPEAVTEKEARRTGLYHFAVLVPTRKDLALVLKRLLEKGYPLQGASDHLVSEALYLSDPDGHGVEIYADRPSERWTWRNGEVVMTTAAIDGPDLLAEAEEYVWGGLPSNTVLGHIHLHVAELDEVRRFYTDGLGFQVVNSQYGTQVLFVSTNGYHHHVGLNIWNGRNAPKPSSNSVRMKYFTVSYPSVEEMEQVVRRLELLNAPFHFVEDAVFTKDPSGNQIELVFS
- a CDS encoding bifunctional 4-hydroxy-2-oxoglutarate aldolase/2-dehydro-3-deoxy-phosphogluconate aldolase, with amino-acid sequence MNVSMLTEVPIIPVLRKIPYEKSERIIQALVNGGIKSVEITMESDGAEKMLEAARGKFGDEVIVGAGTVVTKEDCQRAIEAGAQFIVSPILVEEVVRFASEQKILVIPGVFTPSEMMKAMQNGASMVKVFPASVLGPEFIKDVKGPLQNVSIMCTGGITRETAKSYLDAGALAVGAGSALLKKDLIAKEEFEGITKEARKWLRMISD